In Thermosynechococcus sichuanensis E542, a single genomic region encodes these proteins:
- a CDS encoding glutathione peroxidase, producing MLPNREGQRVPEVTFHTREGDQWVNVTTNDLFNGKTVVVFALPGAFTPTCSSTHLPGYNELAPLFRECGVDDILCISVNDAFVMNEWGKTQQAENVRLIPDGNGEFTAGMGMLVDKEDLGFGKRSWRYSMLVKDGVIEKMFIEPEEPGDPFKVSDAETMLCYLNPGYKRQCVSLFTKRGCPYCANAKTMLAEKGIHYDEIVIGEGASLRSLQAVTGATTVPQIFIDGKYIGGSEALAAYLATYC from the coding sequence ATGCTACCCAACCGTGAAGGGCAACGTGTTCCCGAAGTCACCTTTCACACCCGTGAAGGCGATCAATGGGTCAATGTGACCACCAATGATCTATTCAATGGCAAAACCGTTGTCGTATTTGCTTTGCCGGGCGCTTTCACGCCTACCTGTTCTTCAACCCATCTCCCCGGCTACAACGAATTGGCACCCCTATTTCGGGAATGTGGCGTGGATGACATCCTCTGCATTTCCGTCAATGATGCCTTTGTCATGAATGAGTGGGGCAAAACCCAGCAGGCGGAGAATGTGCGCCTCATTCCCGATGGTAATGGTGAATTTACCGCCGGCATGGGAATGCTTGTCGATAAGGAGGACCTTGGCTTTGGCAAGCGCTCTTGGCGTTATTCAATGCTAGTGAAGGATGGCGTCATCGAGAAAATGTTCATTGAACCCGAAGAACCCGGCGACCCCTTTAAGGTCTCTGATGCGGAAACAATGCTCTGCTACCTCAACCCCGGCTACAAGCGGCAATGTGTTTCCCTGTTTACCAAACGGGGCTGTCCCTACTGCGCTAACGCCAAAACCATGCTTGCAGAAAAGGGTATTCACTACGATGAGATTGTCATCGGTGAGGGGGCTAGCCTGCGATCGCTGCAAGCGGTTACCGGGGCAACGACCGTTCCCCAAATCTTTATTGACGGCAAATACATTGGCGGTTCCGAAGCACTGGCGGCATACCTAGCTACTTATTGTTAA
- a CDS encoding HMA2 domain-containing protein: MTLFCQVAMEPQIVHATTGRVRFRVPRVQQDPAYGELLVQLLASLAIVERVRLNPQAATVVVQYQPHLLDEAAVYERLNHCFEQAMVAMPQPFPDSAAPADAIALEDYEAQLEADARLETDWERLGLPLVALGVSLLSVPLELPFAVVGATVLASAWPWFQRVGHQMRQGHSPNVDLLDSLWMALHTINGQFLAPALKTTLVGARADVRDRQRRQQLHRYPSVLMAHYEHLTVERQGHSLTLESQELQAGDLLWLRPGDVVPADGDVVAGLAEVEPAHFEPSRQVRVCCPGDALYAGCQILTGQVQLRVMRTGWQTRLGLITDLLHTEPVYDSVLAHQQGEFARHAVLPTLALSGALWLATGAYGPAIAPLQLDFGSGVQLSLRTVMLSAQVFAVQQGIYLPTAGTLEQLAQLDSLVIDARAGLPQPQQAQILIQQLRQLGLHVYLLQDQGSPLEGTTDLTSDRLTDLQAYLVAKRRRVGWISFGETCSCPEPTWLPIRWQPPTFAPNAKVVVLLDGDWSALSRGMAIARDALERTYQNVALISLPNLAVTFGGMFLGLHPVVNVVTNNATAFMAEFWHGNSPQFRTTLLPTTSTAVPLQPLSLELPQPAVAL; this comes from the coding sequence ATGACTTTGTTTTGTCAAGTCGCCATGGAACCGCAAATTGTTCATGCCACAACAGGGCGAGTGCGCTTTCGCGTGCCGCGTGTGCAGCAGGATCCCGCCTATGGGGAGTTGTTGGTGCAGTTGCTGGCGTCTTTGGCGATTGTTGAGCGGGTGCGTCTCAATCCACAGGCAGCGACGGTGGTGGTGCAGTATCAACCCCATTTGCTCGATGAGGCGGCGGTCTATGAACGTCTAAATCATTGTTTTGAACAGGCAATGGTGGCCATGCCACAGCCTTTTCCCGATAGTGCGGCTCCTGCGGATGCGATCGCCCTTGAAGACTACGAAGCCCAATTAGAGGCGGATGCTCGCCTTGAAACCGATTGGGAACGCTTGGGACTGCCCTTGGTGGCTTTGGGAGTCTCACTCCTCAGCGTGCCCTTGGAATTGCCCTTCGCGGTGGTTGGGGCTACGGTCTTAGCCAGTGCTTGGCCTTGGTTTCAGCGGGTGGGGCATCAGATGCGTCAGGGGCATTCCCCCAATGTGGATTTGCTCGATAGCCTCTGGATGGCACTGCATACCATCAATGGCCAGTTCTTAGCACCTGCATTGAAGACCACGTTGGTCGGGGCACGGGCAGATGTGCGCGATCGCCAGCGACGCCAACAGTTGCATCGCTATCCCAGTGTCTTGATGGCTCACTATGAACACCTGACGGTGGAACGTCAAGGACATTCCCTGACGCTTGAAAGTCAGGAGTTGCAAGCCGGTGATCTCCTGTGGTTGCGACCGGGGGATGTTGTCCCTGCTGATGGCGACGTTGTTGCCGGACTAGCGGAGGTGGAGCCTGCCCATTTTGAACCTTCCCGACAGGTGCGGGTTTGTTGCCCCGGCGATGCCCTCTATGCAGGCTGTCAAATTCTCACGGGACAGGTTCAACTACGGGTGATGCGCACCGGTTGGCAAACGCGCCTTGGTCTCATTACGGATCTGCTACACACTGAACCGGTCTATGACAGTGTTCTTGCCCACCAACAGGGGGAATTTGCCCGCCATGCAGTCTTACCAACCCTTGCCCTCAGTGGTGCCCTCTGGCTGGCTACGGGTGCCTATGGGCCGGCGATCGCCCCCCTACAACTTGATTTTGGCAGTGGTGTGCAACTCTCACTACGGACGGTGATGCTCTCAGCACAGGTCTTTGCTGTGCAACAGGGGATCTACTTACCCACGGCCGGTACTTTAGAGCAACTGGCGCAACTAGATAGCTTGGTAATTGACGCTCGCGCGGGTCTTCCCCAGCCCCAACAGGCACAAATTCTGATTCAGCAATTGCGACAGCTTGGCCTTCATGTCTATTTGCTGCAAGATCAAGGCTCGCCCCTTGAGGGCACCACCGATCTCACCAGCGATCGCCTCACTGATCTTCAGGCCTACCTCGTGGCTAAGCGGCGGCGGGTGGGGTGGATCAGCTTTGGTGAAACCTGCTCCTGTCCTGAACCCACATGGTTGCCGATTCGCTGGCAGCCCCCTACCTTTGCCCCCAATGCCAAAGTGGTCGTTTTGTTGGATGGCGATTGGTCTGCCCTTAGCCGTGGCATGGCCATTGCCCGCGATGCCCTAGAACGCACCTATCAAAATGTGGCCTTGATTTCTCTACCAAATTTAGCTGTTACCTTCGGTGGCATGTTTTTGGGCCTGCATCCTGTGGTTAATGTTGTAACCAACAACGCCACTGCCTTTATGGCCGAGTTTTGGCATGGAAACTCACCCCAGTTTCGCACTACCCTATTACCGACCACATCAACGGCCGTCCCCCTGCAACCGCTGTCCCTAGAACTGCCCCAACCGGCGGTGGCCTTATAG
- a CDS encoding homospermidine biosynthesis protein, which yields MSAFATPITPAPIPDNISLTELIDKYFTAYNSARLREICQLLSQRVFQPEVTVGLSLSGAMTPTGLGISALAPLVRAGFVDYIISTGANLYHDIHYALGMDLYAAHPFVDDVQLRKESKIRIYDIIFDYDVLLETDAFLRQVLRSETFQRRMGTAEFHYHLGRYVRELEVQRGQTHSCLLATAYECGVPIYTSSPGDSSIGMNVAAIALEGSKLIIDPAIDVNETAAIAYFAREAAEGHGKSAALIIGGGSPKNFLLQTQPQIHEVLGLEERGHDYFIQITDARPDTGGLSGAVPSEAVSWGKVDPQGLRDTVVCYTDSTIALPILTAYCLNRCQPRPLKRLYDRRGEMVERLQQLYLQAQLQHKVKDLPTEAPVATYPCGTPIRRG from the coding sequence ATGTCTGCATTTGCTACCCCCATTACCCCTGCACCTATTCCCGACAACATCAGTTTAACAGAACTTATTGATAAATACTTCACAGCCTACAACTCGGCACGCTTGCGGGAAATTTGCCAACTCCTGAGCCAACGGGTCTTTCAGCCAGAGGTGACGGTTGGCCTCAGCCTCTCAGGGGCGATGACCCCCACGGGGTTGGGCATCTCTGCCTTAGCGCCTTTAGTGCGGGCAGGATTTGTTGATTACATCATTAGCACTGGGGCAAACCTCTACCACGATATTCACTATGCCCTCGGCATGGATCTCTATGCGGCGCATCCTTTTGTCGATGATGTCCAACTGCGCAAAGAAAGCAAAATCCGCATCTATGACATTATTTTTGACTACGATGTGCTCCTTGAAACCGATGCCTTTTTGCGGCAAGTGCTGCGCAGCGAAACCTTCCAACGCCGTATGGGCACTGCCGAGTTTCACTACCACCTAGGGCGCTATGTGCGGGAACTGGAAGTACAGCGGGGACAAACCCATTCCTGTCTCTTGGCTACGGCCTATGAGTGTGGTGTGCCCATTTACACCTCCTCGCCGGGGGATAGCTCCATTGGGATGAATGTGGCGGCGATCGCCCTCGAAGGGTCGAAACTCATCATTGACCCCGCCATTGATGTCAATGAAACCGCTGCTATTGCCTACTTTGCCCGCGAAGCCGCTGAGGGCCATGGTAAGAGTGCCGCTCTCATTATTGGTGGTGGCAGTCCGAAAAACTTCCTGCTGCAAACCCAGCCCCAGATTCACGAAGTTTTGGGATTAGAGGAACGGGGGCACGATTACTTTATTCAGATTACCGATGCGCGGCCGGATACGGGTGGCCTCTCAGGTGCTGTGCCCAGTGAAGCGGTCAGTTGGGGCAAGGTGGATCCCCAAGGGTTGCGGGATACCGTGGTCTGCTACACCGATAGCACGATCGCTCTTCCCATCCTCACCGCCTACTGCCTCAATCGTTGCCAACCCCGTCCCCTGAAACGGCTCTACGATCGCCGCGGCGAAATGGTCGAACGCCTGCAGCAGCTCTACCTGCAAGCCCAACTGCAGCACAAGGTAAAAGACCTGCCCACCGAAGCACCTGTAGCCACCTATCCCTGTGGTACGCCGATTCGTCGGGGCTAG
- a CDS encoding metal ABC transporter ATP-binding protein, with product MISSPAIDLQDVTVTYHRHLALHGATLQLPAGTICGVVGMNGAGKSTLFKAIMGFVKPIRGQVRIHGLRRQQVQRQSLVAYVPQSEDVDWQFPLRVWDVVMMGRYGKMNWLRQPTGRDRQRVRESLEQVELWPLRHRQIGELSGGQKKRMFLARAFAQEAQVLLLDEPFAGVDVKTEKLIIDLLMAERQKGHTILISTHDLASITTFCDQVVLVNRSILAYGRTSEVFTPENLSRAFEGSLRIPRRCD from the coding sequence ATGATTTCTAGCCCTGCCATTGATTTACAAGATGTGACGGTGACCTATCATCGCCATCTCGCCCTCCATGGGGCAACGCTGCAACTGCCCGCCGGCACGATCTGTGGGGTCGTGGGCATGAATGGTGCTGGCAAATCCACCCTTTTCAAGGCCATCATGGGGTTTGTCAAGCCGATCCGAGGCCAAGTGCGCATTCATGGCCTACGCCGACAGCAGGTACAACGGCAGTCCCTTGTGGCCTATGTGCCCCAAAGTGAAGATGTGGATTGGCAGTTTCCCCTACGGGTCTGGGATGTCGTGATGATGGGGCGCTATGGCAAGATGAACTGGCTGCGCCAACCAACGGGGCGCGATCGCCAGCGGGTACGAGAAAGTTTAGAGCAAGTGGAACTGTGGCCCCTGCGGCACCGCCAAATTGGCGAACTCTCGGGGGGACAAAAGAAGCGGATGTTCCTTGCCCGCGCCTTTGCCCAAGAAGCCCAAGTGTTGCTCCTGGATGAACCCTTTGCAGGTGTGGATGTGAAAACGGAGAAGCTGATTATTGATCTCCTCATGGCGGAGCGGCAGAAGGGGCACACAATTCTCATCTCCACCCACGATCTCGCCTCGATTACCACCTTTTGTGACCAAGTGGTGCTGGTAAACCGCAGCATCCTAGCCTATGGCCGCACCAGTGAGGTCTTTACCCCTGAAAATCTCTCGCGAGCCTTCGAGGGATCCCTGCGGATCCCCCGCCGCTGTGACTAG
- a CDS encoding metal ABC transporter substrate-binding protein, with translation MRGLSWLLVGVLLVGGCAAPAPENRQETRQTQTDRDERPLVLTTFTVLADMAQQVAGDRLRVESLIKPGAEVHGYEFTPSDLVRGQEAALILENGLGLERWGDRFYNSLPNVPRVTLTEGIIPIPIQEDAYRGQPNPHAWMSPQNALIYVENIRKALTELDPAGAEIYAANAAAYKAQIRALDQELRQALAALPANKRYIVTCEGAFSYLARDYDLEEVYIWPVNADQEGTPRQITRVIDIVRQQQIPAVFCESTVNSGPQQQVARESGATFAGIFYVDSLSPPEGNAPTYLDLLRYNINTLVRGLTGRTAS, from the coding sequence ATGCGTGGTCTGAGTTGGTTACTGGTGGGAGTTCTCTTGGTAGGCGGCTGTGCAGCCCCAGCCCCGGAGAATCGCCAAGAAACCCGCCAAACCCAAACCGATAGGGATGAACGCCCCTTAGTGCTGACCACGTTTACCGTCCTTGCCGATATGGCGCAACAGGTGGCGGGCGATCGCCTGCGGGTGGAGTCATTGATTAAACCGGGAGCAGAAGTCCACGGCTATGAATTTACCCCCAGTGACCTTGTGCGGGGACAGGAAGCCGCCCTCATTTTAGAAAATGGTCTTGGCCTCGAACGCTGGGGCGATCGCTTCTACAACAGCCTACCGAATGTGCCCCGCGTCACCCTCACAGAGGGGATTATTCCCATTCCTATTCAGGAGGACGCCTACCGAGGTCAACCCAACCCCCATGCCTGGATGTCGCCCCAGAATGCTCTGATTTACGTCGAGAACATTCGCAAAGCACTCACAGAACTGGATCCTGCTGGTGCTGAGATTTATGCCGCCAACGCCGCCGCCTATAAAGCCCAAATTCGCGCCCTTGATCAAGAGCTACGTCAAGCCCTAGCCGCCCTCCCTGCCAATAAACGCTACATTGTCACCTGTGAAGGGGCCTTCTCCTACCTTGCGCGGGACTATGACCTTGAGGAAGTTTACATCTGGCCAGTCAATGCCGATCAGGAGGGGACGCCCCGCCAAATTACGCGGGTAATTGACATTGTGCGGCAGCAACAGATTCCCGCTGTCTTTTGCGAAAGTACCGTCAATTCAGGGCCTCAACAACAAGTAGCACGAGAGTCTGGCGCTACATTTGCTGGCATTTTCTATGTGGATTCCCTATCGCCCCCTGAGGGCAATGCCCCCACCTACCTTGACCTACTCAGGTACAACATCAACACCCTTGTTCGTGGTCTCACCGGGAGAACAGCCTCATGA
- a CDS encoding peptidylprolyl isomerase, with product MGTFLLPPLAIALPVEQPLIAALPQGNAITDPKALLRWALPIDNPTVRELQKDLEQISFWVRGKQWSKIASNVSKAKAIVRDRADELLKSIPAEKQAAAKTLLAELETSLDTLQEAAKAKDRNQLLPAKAAALDKVGDLEAMMVQNVSYTPPKGYENLPRLLGRATVEMETTKGNLTIVVDGYSAPLTAGNFVDLVQRHFYDGLPFTRAEESYVLQAGDPPGPEVGFVDPKTNQYRAIPLEILVEGDKYPLYGITLEDAGRYLEHPVLPFSAYGTVALARPNDDPNGGSSQFFFLLFEPELTPAGLNLLDGRYAVFGYVVEGEETLRQLRQGDKILSAKVVNGLENLVQPA from the coding sequence TTGGGAACCTTCCTGCTGCCGCCGCTGGCGATTGCCCTGCCTGTTGAACAGCCATTAATTGCTGCCCTGCCCCAAGGGAATGCCATTACTGATCCCAAAGCCCTGCTCCGTTGGGCTTTACCGATTGACAATCCAACGGTACGAGAACTGCAAAAGGACTTAGAACAAATCTCTTTTTGGGTGCGGGGCAAACAGTGGTCAAAAATTGCCAGCAATGTCAGCAAGGCGAAAGCCATTGTTCGCGATCGCGCCGATGAACTGCTCAAAAGTATCCCTGCCGAGAAACAGGCGGCCGCCAAAACCCTCTTGGCGGAGTTAGAGACCTCCCTCGATACGCTTCAAGAAGCTGCCAAAGCCAAAGATCGTAACCAACTCTTGCCCGCTAAAGCCGCCGCCCTCGACAAAGTGGGGGACTTGGAGGCCATGATGGTACAAAACGTTAGCTACACGCCTCCCAAGGGCTATGAGAACTTGCCGCGATTACTGGGTCGTGCCACCGTGGAAATGGAAACCACCAAGGGGAATCTCACGATTGTTGTCGATGGCTACAGTGCCCCCTTGACCGCAGGTAATTTTGTGGACTTGGTGCAGCGCCACTTCTACGATGGCCTACCCTTTACCCGTGCTGAGGAATCCTATGTGCTGCAAGCGGGCGATCCCCCAGGACCAGAGGTGGGTTTTGTTGATCCGAAAACAAACCAGTACCGTGCCATTCCCCTTGAAATTCTGGTGGAGGGCGACAAGTATCCCCTCTATGGCATTACCCTTGAGGATGCGGGGCGTTACCTAGAACATCCCGTGCTCCCCTTTTCCGCCTATGGCACCGTCGCCTTAGCACGTCCCAACGATGATCCCAATGGTGGCTCATCACAATTTTTCTTTTTGCTCTTTGAACCCGAACTGACACCCGCCGGGCTAAACCTCTTGGATGGTCGCTATGCTGTCTTTGGCTATGTCGTAGAGGGAGAAGAAACCCTGCGGCAACTGCGCCAAGGGGATAAAATTCTCTCGGCTAAGGTGGTGAATGGCCTTGAAAATCTGGTACAACCTGCGTAG
- a CDS encoding pentapeptide repeat-containing protein, protein MLAKVAPALFLLLVSAPAWAANPAHLEQLRRTGNCPNCDLSYARLRGRNLQGADLRGANLNAANLRGANLSRANLSGAVLNNADLTKANLTNANLSGASLLITRLDRAILVGAQLVDAILGGRDRLARVRTLRDATLPNGQKAFFLEEPNHRP, encoded by the coding sequence ATGCTTGCTAAGGTTGCGCCTGCCCTTTTCCTGCTCCTAGTCAGTGCGCCTGCTTGGGCCGCCAATCCAGCCCATTTAGAACAACTGCGGCGCACGGGTAACTGCCCCAACTGTGATCTCAGCTATGCACGCTTGCGGGGACGGAATCTTCAGGGAGCGGATCTGCGGGGGGCAAACCTCAATGCTGCCAATTTACGCGGTGCCAACCTTAGCCGTGCCAACCTCAGTGGTGCGGTTCTCAATAATGCTGATTTAACGAAGGCCAATCTCACGAATGCCAACCTCAGCGGGGCAAGCCTACTCATCACCCGTTTGGATCGAGCCATTCTCGTGGGGGCGCAGTTGGTGGATGCCATTCTCGGGGGGCGCGATCGCTTAGCGCGGGTGCGGACATTGCGCGATGCCACCTTGCCCAATGGTCAAAAAGCCTTCTTTTTAGAAGAACCCAACCACCGTCCCTAG
- a CDS encoding Era-like GTP-binding protein, which translates to MSSLPVLDITAKCLEELLAWHQVHHPQWSAQWQPLYELRDRLHQRAWHIVVLGQVSRGKSALLNALYGEAIFPVGAIHGTTQWPRTVRWHCQDQIVDLTDTPGLDEVAGSDRESMTWRAVEMADLVLFVTQDSLTRVEDEARDRLDTLRIPYKLICTKADLYPPMAKGIAVSSTTGQGIPELRQLLQQWLQQEAPQARALRILHQASQVEQNLGAALGRQDTSAWSWLTAQMVGSLLLPGGFFDVVLAIISTLAYIRKACQAYAVPFPLPAFGGLSQFVLLWYAAIYLSSWQGLTFGSELWGVNTNVVLQGGVIFWGYQQIRRRLAPYLQQGYQWGQYGPQRLLQQLSQTRANVTASG; encoded by the coding sequence GTGAGTAGCCTCCCCGTCCTAGACATAACGGCCAAATGTCTAGAGGAACTCCTCGCGTGGCATCAGGTGCACCATCCGCAATGGAGTGCCCAATGGCAGCCCCTCTATGAGTTGCGCGATCGCCTCCACCAGCGCGCATGGCACATTGTTGTCCTTGGTCAAGTGAGCCGGGGCAAGTCTGCCCTTTTGAATGCCCTCTATGGTGAAGCGATTTTTCCCGTGGGTGCCATTCATGGCACGACTCAATGGCCACGAACGGTTCGCTGGCACTGTCAGGATCAAATCGTCGATCTCACAGATACCCCTGGACTGGATGAAGTGGCCGGTAGTGACCGCGAAAGCATGACATGGCGCGCTGTTGAAATGGCTGATCTTGTCCTTTTTGTTACCCAAGACAGTCTCACCCGCGTCGAAGACGAAGCCCGCGATCGCCTAGATACCCTTAGGATTCCCTACAAGCTCATTTGCACCAAAGCAGATCTCTACCCACCCATGGCCAAAGGCATTGCTGTCAGCAGCACAACGGGTCAAGGCATTCCAGAACTGCGCCAGCTTCTTCAGCAGTGGCTACAACAGGAGGCTCCCCAAGCCCGTGCCCTGCGAATTCTCCACCAAGCCAGTCAAGTCGAACAGAACCTCGGGGCAGCGCTGGGCAGGCAAGATACGTCGGCATGGTCTTGGTTAACCGCACAGATGGTGGGTAGCCTGCTGCTGCCGGGGGGATTTTTTGATGTCGTGCTGGCGATAATCAGTACCCTTGCCTATATCCGCAAGGCCTGCCAAGCCTACGCCGTGCCCTTTCCTCTGCCGGCCTTTGGGGGTCTGAGTCAGTTTGTCTTACTGTGGTATGCAGCAATTTATCTTTCTAGTTGGCAAGGCTTGACCTTCGGCAGTGAACTCTGGGGAGTCAATACCAATGTTGTCCTACAGGGGGGAGTGATCTTCTGGGGCTACCAACAGATTCGCCGCCGCCTAGCCCCCTATCTTCAGCAGGGCTATCAATGGGGACAGTATGGCCCCCAACGGCTGTTGCAGCAACTGAGTCAAACCCGCGCCAATGTAACGGCCTCCGGCTGA
- the dcd gene encoding dCTP deaminase, producing MIKNDIWIRAMAAQGMIQPFEPTLVRRVAEQPVISFGLSSYGYDIRLSPKEFRIFRHVPGTVVDPKNFNPANLESAPLHEDANGAFFILPAHSYGLGVALERLQVPENVTVLCIGKSSYARAGIIANLTPAEAGWRGHLTLEFSNSSSADCRIYANEGVVQLLFFEGEPCDVSYETRRGKYQDQPEAVTLARV from the coding sequence ATGATCAAAAATGACATTTGGATTCGAGCCATGGCGGCTCAGGGCATGATTCAGCCTTTTGAACCGACACTGGTGCGGCGAGTGGCCGAGCAACCCGTGATTAGTTTTGGCCTTTCCTCCTACGGGTATGATATTCGCCTCAGCCCCAAGGAATTTCGCATCTTTCGCCATGTGCCGGGGACGGTGGTGGATCCCAAAAACTTTAACCCCGCGAATCTGGAATCTGCACCCCTGCATGAAGATGCCAATGGTGCTTTTTTTATTTTGCCCGCCCATTCCTACGGCCTTGGGGTGGCGCTAGAACGGCTACAGGTTCCCGAAAATGTCACGGTGCTGTGTATTGGTAAGAGTTCCTATGCCCGTGCTGGAATTATTGCCAACCTGACACCGGCAGAAGCGGGCTGGCGAGGCCATCTGACCTTAGAATTCTCCAATTCATCCAGTGCCGACTGTCGCATCTATGCCAATGAGGGGGTCGTGCAGTTGCTCTTTTTTGAGGGGGAACCCTGCGATGTGAGTTATGAAACCCGCCGGGGTAAATACCAAGATCAGCCGGAGGCCGTTACATTGGCGCGGGTTTGA
- the argS gene encoding arginine--tRNA ligase has protein sequence MVAPVQLLGDRLLGALKTVLSLETYPQPLLLPASQAKFGDYQSNVCLSLAKQVGKAPRQLAQEVVAHLNVDDICQPVEIAGPGFLNFRLKPEFLARSLQAAIGSDRLGIPPAPEPRRVVVDFSSPNIAKEMHVGHLRSTIIGDCIARILEFQGHDVLRLNHVGDWGTQFGMLIAYLDEVYPDALTTANALDLGDLVTFYKKAKQRFDSDPDFQQKARQQVVALQQGEEHSRRAWQLLCEQSRREFQKIYDLLDIQLTERGESFYNPFLPAVIEDLAALGLLVEDQGAKVVFLEGFTNKEGQPQPLIIQKSDGGYNYATTDLAALRYRIEKDQADWIIYVTDVGQSTHFAQVFQVAQRAGWVPPHVTLTHVPFGLVLGEDGKRLKTRSGETIRLMDLLTEAIARSRADLEQRLATEGRSESPEFIDTVARAIGIGAVKYADLSQNRNSNYVFSYDKMLSLQGNTAPYLLYAYVRVQGLTRRGDIDWRTLSPDTPLFLEDETEQNLAKHLVQLAETLDFVSAELLPNRLCQYLFELSQLFNQFYDRCPILSAPEPTKQSRLTLAYLTAQTLKLGLSLLGIRVLDRI, from the coding sequence ATGGTTGCTCCTGTACAACTGTTGGGCGATCGCCTCCTTGGTGCCCTCAAAACAGTACTTTCTTTAGAAACCTATCCCCAGCCACTGCTGTTGCCAGCCAGTCAAGCCAAGTTTGGCGACTATCAATCCAATGTGTGCCTTAGCCTTGCCAAGCAGGTGGGCAAAGCGCCGCGTCAACTCGCCCAAGAGGTTGTGGCACATCTCAACGTTGACGATATCTGCCAGCCCGTCGAAATTGCTGGGCCGGGGTTCCTGAATTTTCGCCTCAAGCCAGAGTTTTTGGCGCGCAGTCTGCAAGCCGCGATCGGGAGCGATCGCTTGGGTATTCCGCCGGCGCCAGAGCCGCGACGGGTGGTGGTTGATTTTTCCAGCCCCAACATTGCCAAGGAAATGCACGTCGGTCACCTGCGCTCCACCATTATTGGGGACTGCATTGCCCGCATTCTTGAATTCCAAGGCCACGATGTCCTGCGGCTCAACCATGTGGGGGACTGGGGAACCCAGTTTGGCATGCTCATTGCCTACCTTGATGAGGTGTATCCCGACGCCCTCACCACCGCCAATGCCCTTGATTTGGGAGACTTGGTGACATTCTACAAAAAGGCTAAGCAACGCTTTGACAGTGATCCCGACTTTCAACAAAAGGCACGGCAGCAGGTGGTGGCGCTTCAGCAGGGGGAAGAACACAGTCGCCGCGCTTGGCAACTTTTGTGTGAGCAGTCTCGCCGCGAGTTTCAAAAGATTTACGATTTGCTCGATATTCAACTCACAGAGCGGGGAGAGTCCTTCTATAATCCCTTTTTGCCGGCGGTGATTGAGGACTTGGCGGCTCTCGGCCTCTTGGTGGAAGATCAGGGGGCAAAGGTCGTCTTTTTAGAGGGCTTCACGAATAAAGAGGGGCAACCCCAACCCTTGATTATTCAAAAGTCTGATGGTGGCTACAACTACGCAACCACGGATTTGGCCGCCCTGCGCTATCGCATTGAAAAGGATCAGGCGGACTGGATTATTTACGTCACCGATGTTGGGCAGTCCACCCACTTTGCCCAAGTCTTTCAAGTGGCGCAGCGCGCAGGCTGGGTGCCGCCCCATGTAACGCTGACCCATGTCCCCTTTGGTTTGGTGCTGGGGGAAGATGGCAAACGCTTGAAAACCCGTTCTGGGGAAACAATTCGCCTGATGGATTTGTTGACGGAGGCGATCGCCCGCAGTCGAGCGGATTTAGAACAGCGCCTTGCCACTGAAGGCCGTAGCGAATCTCCAGAATTCATTGACACCGTGGCACGGGCGATCGGTATCGGTGCGGTCAAGTACGCGGATCTCAGCCAAAACCGCAACAGCAACTACGTCTTTAGCTACGACAAAATGCTCTCCTTGCAGGGGAACACCGCTCCCTATTTGCTCTATGCCTATGTGCGTGTCCAAGGCCTCACCCGGCGTGGTGACATTGACTGGCGTACCCTTTCACCAGATACCCCCTTATTCCTAGAGGATGAGACCGAGCAAAACCTTGCCAAGCACCTCGTACAACTGGCGGAAACCCTCGACTTTGTGAGTGCTGAGCTATTGCCCAACCGCCTCTGTCAATACCTCTTTGAGCTGAGCCAGCTTTTCAACCAGTTCTACGATCGCTGTCCCATCCTCTCTGCTCCTGAGCCGACGAAACAATCCCGTCTCACCCTCGCCTATCTCACCGCCCAAACCCTCAAGCTAGGGCTATCCCTACTGGGGATTCGGGTTTTGGATCGGATTTAG
- the petN gene encoding cytochrome b6-f complex subunit PetN yields MDIITLGWVGVLSVFTLSIAFVVWGRHGM; encoded by the coding sequence ATGGATATTATCACGCTCGGTTGGGTGGGTGTTCTCAGTGTCTTTACACTGTCGATCGCTTTTGTGGTCTGGGGTCGCCACGGCATGTAG